Proteins found in one Zea mays cultivar B73 chromosome 1, Zm-B73-REFERENCE-NAM-5.0, whole genome shotgun sequence genomic segment:
- the LOC100275180 gene encoding putative domain of unknown function (DUF641) containing family protein — protein sequence MLHKFALAFKTKTIEFFAEEDEDEDADRLARSPAPGADGVLAWQRVVVLKPDPPNPNPSADGEGKAASGQEAAVAAALATASSFQAAYLHLQAAHAPFLPDAAAAADAAAVSHLRRLSELKRIARSGPVGPPVTDGGGALTAHLEAQVRENQALLRSFDAVVNRLQAALDAKDAAAAALRLDLEALDDANARLAGRLDRALAPPPGGDAVGAMLSAGVFDSVLREALRVAHRFARALAEVLRCAGWDLAAAAEAAYPGVAYSKSGHCRYALLSRVCLSMFDGFDSYQFGATADTTELGGTQLAARRNESLQQFIEHSDADPMELMNSSPDCDFARFCDRKYRQLIHPGIESSLFGNSECGTLPVVSVAGPLYELFVAMASSIWTLHRLAWAYDPAVGIFQVGRGAEFSTVYMENIVRSKKCFAGSKEPGKPVRPKVGFTVVPGFRLGGTVIQCTVYLDHGKREEDITDSV from the coding sequence ATGCTCCACAAGTTCGCGCTCGCGTTCAAGACCAAGACCATCGAGTTCTTCGCCGAGGAGGACGAAGACGAGGACGCCGACCGGTTAGCGCGCTCTCCGGCGCCGGGGGCGGATGGGGTCCTTGCCTGGCAGCGGGTGGTCGTGCTGAAGCCCGACCCgccgaaccctaaccctagcgcgGATGGGGAGGGGAAGGCGGCGTCCGGGCAGGAGGCCGCCGTCGCCGCGGCGCTTGCGACGGCCTcgtcgttccaggcggcgtacctGCACCTGCAGGCCGCCCACGCGCCGTTCCTGCCGGATGCGGCGGCGGCCGCGGACGCCGCCGCTGTGTCGCACCTCCGGAGGCTGTCGGAGCTCAAGCGGATCGCGAGGAGCGGGCCGGTGGGCCCGCCCGTGACGGACGGTGGCGGGGCCCTCACGGCGCACCTCGAGGCCCAGGTGCGCGAGAACCAGGCACTGCTGCGGTCGTTCGACGCCGTGGTGAACCGCCTACAGGCCGCGCTCGACGCCAAGGACGCCGCGGCCGCCGCGCTGCGGCTGGACCTCGAGGCGCTCGACGACGCCAACGCGCGGCTCGCGGGCCGCCTCGACCGCGCGCTCGCGCCTCCGCCGGGCGGGGACGCCGTCGGCGCGATGCTGTCCGCGGGCGTCTTCGACTCCGTCCTACGCGAGGCGCTCCGCGTCGCGCACCGGTTCGCCCGCGCGCTTGCCGAGGTCCTGCGGTGCGCTGGGTGGGACCTGGCCGCGGCCGCAGAGGCCGCTTACCCTGGCGTCGCCTACTCCAAGTCCGGCCACTGCCGCTACGCGCTCCTCTCCCGCGTCTGCCTCTCCATGTTCGACGGCTTCGACTCCTACCAGTTCGGCGCCACAGCCGACACCACGGAGCTTGGAGGAACCCAGCTGGCAGCCCGCAGGAACGAGTCACTGCAGCAATTCATCGAGCACTCAGATGCAGATCCCATGGAGCTGATGAATTCTAGCCCGGACTGTGACTTTGCCCGATTCTGCGACCGCAAGTACAGACAGCTGATCCATCCAGGCATCGAGTCCTCACTGTTCGGGAACTCAGAGTGCGGGACACTGCCGGTGGTGAGCGTGGCCGGCCCACTCTACGAGCTGTTCGTCGCAATGGCAAGCTCGATCTGGACACTCCACAGGTTAGCCTGGGCATACGACCCCGCAGTCGGCATATTCCAGGTCGGCCGGGGCGCAGAGTTCTCGACGGTGTACATGGAGAACATTGTCCGGTCGAAGAAGTGTTTTGCGGGGAGCAAGGAGCCCGGGAAGCCGGTGCGGCCGAAGGTCGGGTTCACGGTGGTGCCGGGCTTCCGGCTCGGAGGGACAGTGATCCAGTGTACGGTGTATCTGGATCACGGGAAGAGGGAAGAAGACATTACAGATTCGGTTTGA